One Halobaculum sp. CBA1158 DNA segment encodes these proteins:
- a CDS encoding FlaD/FlaE family flagellar protein, producing MGLLTALSGVGVAGVPGAEAGLLVSLGLLGASLLDRFRDGDDGPGDVEADDDDDDLLGGDDGAFGGDDGGDDDLGDLGGMDDWDDDGDDPFGGDDGGDDGVAELEKRVDDLENEVASLSSTVNTVRSENEEISGKVEDMGEDVRSLLDIYEMVTRGINPFVDDVQGGGDLGGAGEGGFGLFDDAGEEEETDDELDEDLASADAEGFFDDDLAGDDEDEFGDDLGDGDDLDGMDDMDGMDDMDGGMDDGFEDGAEFDDDLDGDFEDEETDDTDSEPMGTDNGSGKSFSELKDEYESGDADWDEGEEPAGEADAGGDALDAEPESNGHDAGGDLGLDDGSDPEPEPEPESTAGPTDPSRRGEGVDENGGFEFVEEDDLSDEPDKPYLTSLPGDYVGDLMVMEWLEFLVEESTTTDAVRAVNYYERVEWIDGEVADQLKGFLSGFGDIDRNLMDRPGTDQLDLDHHTRSLKYIMQLTDATAESVVIDRWPQLSGGMHGPQR from the coding sequence ATGGGTCTCCTCACCGCACTATCGGGAGTCGGGGTCGCTGGGGTGCCGGGAGCCGAGGCGGGGCTGCTGGTCTCGCTGGGGCTTCTGGGTGCCAGCCTCCTCGATCGCTTCCGCGACGGCGACGACGGACCCGGGGACGTCGAGGCCGACGACGACGACGATGACCTGTTGGGCGGCGACGACGGCGCGTTCGGCGGCGACGACGGCGGCGACGACGACCTCGGCGACCTCGGTGGTATGGACGACTGGGACGACGACGGCGACGACCCCTTCGGCGGCGACGACGGTGGCGACGACGGCGTCGCCGAGTTGGAGAAGCGCGTCGACGACCTGGAAAACGAGGTCGCGAGCCTCTCCTCGACGGTCAACACCGTCCGTTCGGAGAACGAGGAGATCTCCGGGAAGGTCGAGGACATGGGCGAGGACGTCCGGAGCCTGCTCGACATCTACGAGATGGTCACGCGCGGGATCAATCCCTTCGTCGACGACGTGCAGGGCGGGGGCGATCTCGGCGGTGCCGGCGAGGGCGGCTTCGGTCTGTTCGACGACGCCGGCGAGGAGGAGGAGACGGACGACGAACTCGACGAGGACCTCGCCAGCGCCGACGCCGAGGGGTTCTTCGACGACGACCTCGCCGGCGACGACGAGGACGAGTTCGGGGACGACCTCGGTGACGGGGACGACCTCGACGGCATGGACGACATGGACGGCATGGACGACATGGACGGGGGGATGGACGACGGCTTCGAGGACGGAGCTGAGTTCGACGACGACCTCGACGGCGACTTCGAGGACGAGGAGACCGACGACACCGATTCAGAACCCATGGGGACCGACAACGGCAGCGGCAAGAGCTTCAGTGAACTGAAAGACGAGTACGAGTCCGGCGACGCCGACTGGGACGAGGGCGAGGAGCCGGCCGGCGAGGCGGACGCCGGCGGCGACGCGCTCGACGCCGAGCCGGAGTCGAACGGCCACGACGCCGGCGGCGACCTCGGTCTCGACGACGGGTCGGATCCGGAGCCCGAACCGGAGCCGGAGTCGACGGCCGGGCCGACCGATCCGAGCCGACGCGGCGAGGGGGTCGACGAGAACGGCGGCTTCGAGTTCGTCGAGGAGGACGACCTCTCCGACGAGCCGGACAAGCCGTACCTCACCAGCCTGCCGGGCGACTACGTGGGCGACCTGATGGTGATGGAGTGGCTGGAGTTCCTCGTCGAGGAGTCGACCACGACCGACGCCGTACGGGCGGTCAACTACTACGAGCGCGTCGAGTGGATCGACGGGGAGGTCGCAGACCAACTCAAGGGCTTCCTCTCCGGGTTCGGCGACATCGACCGCAACCTGATGGACCGGCCCGGCACGGACCAGCTCGACCTCGATCACCACACTCGGAGCCTCAAGTACATCATGCAACTGACCGACGCCACCGCGGAGTCGGTGGTCATCGACCGCTGGCCGCAGCTCTCCGGAGGCATGCATGGGCCTCAGCGTTAG
- a CDS encoding flagellar protein G translates to MAGGSAAELILFIAAIVIAASVAGTLTSEVTRVSDALSAKSLDVAGDIRADAEIVSDAGSRVYNRSGNGNVTIHVRNTGASDLPADPGTIDVLLDGEYRTDVTVTTVDGDATWHTGDVVRLEFPADLDPDTDHRLKLVVRGDEEVFRFRT, encoded by the coding sequence ATGGCGGGTGGGAGCGCCGCCGAACTCATCCTGTTCATCGCGGCGATCGTCATCGCCGCGTCGGTCGCGGGCACCCTCACGAGCGAGGTCACCCGCGTCAGCGACGCCCTCTCGGCGAAGTCGCTCGACGTCGCCGGCGACATCCGCGCCGACGCCGAGATCGTCTCCGACGCCGGATCGCGGGTGTACAACCGGTCGGGGAACGGAAACGTCACGATCCACGTCCGCAACACGGGTGCATCGGATCTCCCGGCGGACCCCGGGACGATCGACGTCCTCCTCGACGGCGAGTACCGGACGGACGTGACCGTCACCACCGTCGACGGCGACGCGACGTGGCACACCGGCGACGTGGTGCGCCTCGAGTTCCCGGCCGACCTCGACCCCGACACCGACCACCGCCTGAAGCTGGTCGTCCGCGGCGACGAGGAAGTGTTCCGCTTCAGGACCTGA
- a CDS encoding flagellin, whose amino-acid sequence MGLSVSASAGVVFLGVFLAVGIAYPAAANGFERVTDARGDAADRALERANTDVEVTNATYFEANETLVVRADNDGTTSVGVEDATLFVDNVIPAAANTTVTVEGDGDTGLWLPGETARFEVDLAGEPTPERAQVVVDHGVRDASEVGVN is encoded by the coding sequence ATGGGCCTCAGCGTTAGCGCCTCCGCCGGCGTCGTCTTCCTGGGCGTGTTCCTCGCGGTCGGCATCGCCTACCCCGCCGCGGCGAACGGCTTCGAGCGAGTGACGGACGCCCGCGGCGACGCAGCCGACCGCGCGCTCGAGCGCGCCAACACCGACGTCGAGGTGACGAACGCGACGTACTTCGAGGCCAACGAGACGCTCGTGGTGCGCGCCGACAACGACGGCACCACGAGCGTCGGCGTCGAGGACGCAACGCTGTTCGTCGACAACGTGATCCCGGCGGCCGCGAACACGACCGTCACCGTCGAGGGCGACGGCGACACCGGGCTGTGGCTCCCCGGCGAGACGGCGCGCTTCGAGGTCGACCTCGCCGGCGAGCCGACGCCCGAGCGGGCCCAGGTCGTCGTCGACCACGGCGTCCGCGACGCGAGCGAGGTCGGGGTGAACTGA